From a region of the Pseudanabaena sp. ABRG5-3 genome:
- the ftsY gene encoding signal recognition particle-docking protein FtsY — translation MVFNWFRRKFDDDKDPKNQPVEPAQAEDPSPESTPESSPIASPASQDLLNWAKAAYANVQQQAEVVEETASEVTEPEITAPEAEVAEPEVAESAPESIEPESKTVTPEITEPVLVQPEIAEPEIAPESSQTEVTETAVEVAEPEVIVSTSEIPEPAPIAESPLEISSEPIPESPALVQPAIAEAAPAEITPEPETSVPFWMQSESDRLARIAALEATAIIEPEPEVKPEVKVRRKPTIEFDDNFIWSAEVLASQGRRPEEISVEEITWLNRLRQGLDKTRLSLVNQLKAIVGQGPLSADSVDDIEALLLQADVGVKATDQIISKLQDKLRKEVLPPEEAIAYLKQILRDMLDVTAQTGASNKGEPIPMLIPEKNQLNIWLITGVNGAGKTTTIGKLSHLSVKSGYKTLIAAADTFRAAAVEQVKSWGQRSNVDVISNPAQNADPAAVVFDAISAAQARGTELLLVDTAGRLQNKKNLMEELSKIRRIVDKKSAEAKIESLLVLDSTLGQNGLKQAEVFAQSAGITGVILTKLDGTAKGGVAIAVVQQLGLPIRFIGAGEGIEDLRPFSSYEFVEALLSN, via the coding sequence ATGGTGTTTAACTGGTTTCGACGAAAGTTTGATGATGACAAAGATCCTAAAAATCAACCTGTAGAGCCAGCCCAAGCTGAAGATCCATCGCCAGAATCTACCCCAGAATCTAGCCCGATCGCATCACCTGCCTCTCAAGATTTATTAAATTGGGCTAAGGCTGCCTATGCCAATGTCCAGCAACAGGCAGAAGTTGTAGAGGAAACGGCATCAGAGGTTACTGAGCCAGAAATTACCGCGCCTGAAGCAGAGGTAGCTGAGCCAGAAGTTGCCGAATCTGCACCAGAAAGTATTGAGCCAGAATCAAAGACAGTTACACCAGAAATTACTGAGCCTGTACTCGTTCAACCTGAGATTGCCGAGCCAGAAATTGCTCCAGAAAGTTCTCAGACTGAGGTTACTGAAACCGCAGTAGAGGTTGCCGAGCCAGAAGTCATTGTCTCTACATCAGAAATTCCTGAACCTGCACCGATCGCCGAGTCACCTCTAGAAATATCATCCGAGCCAATCCCTGAATCTCCCGCATTGGTTCAACCTGCGATCGCTGAAGCTGCCCCCGCAGAAATTACACCAGAACCAGAAACATCTGTGCCTTTTTGGATGCAGTCCGAAAGCGATCGCCTCGCCCGTATTGCTGCCCTTGAAGCCACGGCAATCATTGAGCCAGAGCCAGAGGTCAAACCCGAAGTCAAGGTCAGACGCAAGCCCACCATCGAATTTGACGATAATTTCATCTGGTCAGCCGAAGTCCTCGCCTCCCAAGGTCGCCGTCCTGAAGAAATCTCCGTTGAAGAAATCACATGGCTCAATCGTCTACGTCAAGGATTAGATAAAACTCGTCTATCGCTAGTAAATCAACTGAAGGCGATCGTCGGACAAGGTCCCCTCAGTGCCGATTCCGTTGATGATATCGAAGCACTGCTCTTGCAGGCGGATGTGGGCGTAAAGGCAACCGATCAGATCATTTCCAAATTACAGGACAAACTGCGTAAGGAAGTTTTACCCCCCGAAGAAGCGATCGCCTATCTCAAACAAATTTTGCGCGATATGCTCGATGTCACGGCGCAGACTGGTGCATCCAACAAAGGCGAACCCATCCCGATGTTGATCCCCGAAAAGAATCAATTAAATATTTGGTTGATTACGGGCGTAAATGGTGCAGGTAAAACCACAACCATCGGCAAGCTCTCCCACCTCAGTGTCAAGTCTGGTTACAAAACCCTAATCGCTGCCGCCGATACTTTCCGAGCTGCTGCCGTGGAACAGGTCAAGAGTTGGGGACAGCGATCCAATGTCGATGTGATTTCTAACCCTGCCCAAAATGCTGACCCTGCCGCCGTTGTCTTCGATGCAATTAGTGCTGCCCAAGCCAGAGGCACGGAATTGTTACTCGTAGATACCGCAGGACGCTTACAAAACAAGAAAAACTTGATGGAAGAACTCAGCAAAATTCGCCGCATTGTTGATAAAAAATCCGCCGAGGCAAAAATCGAATCTTTGCTAGTTCTAGACTCCACCCTCGGACAAAATGGACTCAAGCAAGCTGAAGTATTTGCCCAATCCGCAGGGATTACTGGGGTAATTCTCACAAAACTTGATGGCACGGCAAAGGGTGGGGTGGCGATCGCGGTAGTCCAGCAGCTTGGCTTACCCATCAGATTTATTGGTGCAGGGGAAGGTATCGAAGATTTGCGCCCATTTTCAAGTTACGAATTTGTTGAGGCTTTATTAAGTAATTAA